ATCTAGTAGACTTGCAGACTTTCTGGTGATCACTGTTCAGATACTGTAGGTAGGTTTTGAGAAAGTAAGGATTGGCACACATCATCATCAAAATCATGGCAGACATTACATACTAGGAGTCTCACTTTGTTTTTATGTGATACCGTCATTGCATTGTACTCTGTCCGATAACAGGTCATGTAGACTTCACGGTCGAAGTGGAACGAGCACTGAGAGTTCTTGATGGAGCCATTTTAGTGTTATGTGCAGTTGGTGGAGTACAGGTGAGTCAGTTCccaaaataatgttatttctAATTCATATTCAAATGCAAAGGAGCAGTAGAACATGTTTTATTCATgtcttttttaaatagagCCAGACATTAACAGTTAATCGACAAATGAAGCGGTACAATGTGCCTTGCATTGCATTTATCAACAAACTTGACAGGTGAGCTATGATGAGAGGAATAATGGATATCACTGAGATTTATTTAGAACTGATCATATGTTTCTGTTAATataatcttttttcttctcagaATGGGAGCAAATCCAAGTCGCATTCTTAGTCAAATCAGGTAAAGCAAACGGTGCAGTCAGTCACTGTACATTGTCTTCAGTTTGTTATCTTGCATTATCCATGGTTCATCCTCAAGTTGAAGCTAAACATAAGGATATAAGGATATTAATAGGATCTTGGAAAtaacactgaaaaaattaaatggtTTTGGCAAGATTGAAAAAGGATCccaaatttaaagtttttcaaatattgtaaGAATGTTGACAATTTTGgcaaaggtttttttcttggggaggggggtggtaggtttttttgcttcttcatTTCAAATCATCTCACAAAGTAACAATGTTGACAATATGCTTCATCAGGGCAAAGCTACAGCACACAGCTGCATTCGCTCAGCTGCCCATTGGCTTGGAATCAGAAGTGAAAGGGGTCATTGACCTGGTGCGATGGAGAGCTTACTACTTTGAAGGAAATCAAGGGTTAGTTGATTCAGGGActctgaaaataaatttttgacATGTAAAATTTTACTGGTTTTACTGAGCAGTTTGAAAGACTTTGAATCTCATCCATTATCATCTGAAAACACTAGCCTCCAGACTTCAGCTCATATTGGTCCTGAAAATCACCTCTCCTTCAACCCCAATGGGAGAGGTCAAGTTCTTGTGTAGTTATGTAAATATGAAGAGTGGATAGCTAAACATGAAGAGTGGACAGGTGTACTGCTACTCTATAAGGAGCTTTGTGCTCTCTTTAAGCTTAAGATACTTCATGTTTTAACCTTGGTTTTTGTCCTGTTATTTCTGCCATAAAGGTCCGATGTAGTGGAAGGTGTTATTCCTGAGGATATGGTTGAGGAGTGtacaaataaaagacaagaacTGATAGGTACATGACATTGCAAAGAATGACTTGGACACTTAAGGGTCACACTTGTCTTTACAACCACGTTTGTGTTTGTCATAATTTTATAGAAACTGTGGCTAACGTCGATGAAGTTCTGGGTGAAATGTTTTTAGAAGAAGTTCAACCTACAGAGGAACAGCTCATTGTAAGTACATGTACATTGTTCATTGATACAGTTAATGACTGCACAATGTATGGTAGCACTCAAAAGTGTGGGTACACTAGCGCCAAAACCTAGTCTTAGGGCAAATTGTTTGCTGTGAAATCAGTGTGGTGGAATGCAACTGTGGCAAAAAAGATAGGAGATCGCAATGGATCTCTGTGAGTATTGGAAactgtttaaattttgatgtaCCCCAAATAACTTTTCTGAACTATTGCGggaacttttgtttttttgaacTTTGTCTGAGAACAGTTTGAGCTTCAAGTAATGTAAAATGTTGTCACATGCTCACACAACTGAATTTAATTCTGGAAATAAGTACAAGGTTTAATtaaatgaattattatttgcttGAAGACTGTATTCACTAACCTGAAAGCTGTTTGTTAATGACCAATGCATGATTTCAAAAGTACACCTTCTTCATTCCATGGTTATCATGCAAAAACCAATGATctgtttttgacaaaaattgtTCATAATTTAAATGCTTTTATTGCTAATGGAGTTGTTTATGTTATGTCTAGGCTGCTATTCGTCGAGCCACTATAAAGAGATGTTTCACACCTGTTTTTGTTGGATCAGCCCTGAAAAATAAAGGAGTGCAGGTATGGCATGCTCTCCTTTGgtatttgattgaaaaatacaaaacttcATGacagacttttgaaaacaaagataaacAAGGCTGATAAAGAATGTTGTTCTggtaatataattattatattttcctCTCCTTCAAGCCTCTGTTGGATGGTGTTGTTGACTACTTGCCAAATCCAAAGGAAGTCATAAATTTTGCTTCAGACACTGAAAAGTAAGATTCTTTTGTAAAcatattattaccattattgtTATGTATGTTCTTATTGCCATAAATAATGAACAATTATTGCTTCCTGCTCTAAACTTGGGTCCAGCTGGTTGGGGTGGAATTTAATAACCAACATCATTACATGATTGTATATTTGCattcaaattttgtaaaatcattctgattaacattttaaattttttaaatttttttaaagacaGCAACTCAGTAACAATAATGTTGTATGAATCACTTTAATCATAGCCCTGATGAGAAAGTAGAATTGAGCAGTGAGAAGGACCCCTCCCTGCCATTTGTTGGACTTGCATTCAAACTTGAGGTAAGTTCCTGGTGAGCGTTTTTTAAGGTTGGGAGGGGGGAGGGTCAAGTTGATGGTGCAGTGATAAGATGAATTTtaagaatttaattttggcCACGAATTCAAGTGAAACTGTTGGCTATTTGATAGATTGGGGTTAGCTTCAATTCctaattaattttcttcactCTGCTTGAAAAGGTTTCTATGGGGAGTGATATGGTTGTCCCATTATCTCCTCTTTTCAAAGCTGATATTGTCCAGTTGGTTTCTTTTGACAGGCTGGAAGATTTGGTCAACTAACGTACCTCAGAGTGTACCAAGGCTCTCTAAAGCGAGGGGGCTTTATCGTGAACACCAGAACTGGAAAACGAGTCAAAGTTCCGAGGATTGTGCGAATGCATTCTGATACTATGGAGGTACATTTTAAGTGAAATCAATGTGTTGAAATGTGTTGACTGTGTGTATTAATTTGGGGATCAAAAAGTCTTGACCAAGATTTGATCTAGAGCAGCACTATTTTTCAGCAAgcgtttttcatttgttgCCACAAGTGCAAGGTAGATTCTCCATTTATGCTTTAGTTTttcgttttgattggttcatatGAAATCTTGGGGCagtttacattaattttggtcTCTTGTGAGCAGTGAATAATGGTAATCCTGCAAACACTAACATTTGGCGCTTCGCTCTCCACCATCTTTCATTATTATCGTGGTTACTGTATACTGTAATGCTTTATTTACCCTCAGATTATCAAGTAGCTTGGTGTTGCTAGTATATCTGAGCATTTGTCCCCCAAACAATGATATgtatcaactgaagatatgatcctcgcacttgctggacaatttaagcaattgtctcatgaacctgaaaaattcaggtgactcaacgggattcgaacccatgacctctgcgatgccggtgcagtgctctaaccaactgagctatgaagtcacacagttgagagcaggtcaatttgttgggctcatgttttcccgtgaaaggaatgtagtatgaaagaagtgttatatgaagtgcggtgtttgaaatcaactgaagatatgatcctcgcacttgctggacaatttaagcaattgtctcatgaacctgaaaaattcaggtgactcaacgggattcgaacccatgaccaacaaattgacctgctctcaactgtgtgacttcatagctcagttggttagagcactgcaccggcatcgcagaggtcatgggttcgaatctcgttgagtcacctgaatttttcaggttcatgagacaattgcttaaattgtccagcaagtgcgaggatcatatcttcagttgatttcaaacaccgcacttcatataacacttctttcaatgATATGTATATTACAGAGAAGagaccacagcaccgggaactCTATGCGCTACTCTTTGTGAATAGTGTATGGGTTCTTTTAAGTCCCTCAGTGTTGGTCCAGCCAGGattttgaacctgtgacctgcacAGTAACCGATGCTCAACTGAGTCAACTGGTGGTTGGTTTTATCTTTTCTCTAGGATGTGCAAGAGGCATATGCAGGAGACATATGTGCTTTATTTGGAGTGGATTGTGGATCTGGGGACACCTTTACCTTGGAAGGAGCCAAAGCAGTCTCCATGGTATTTCATATTGTCTTTCATATTCATAGGCTGATCATAAGTATGCCTGATCATAAGTATGCCTCACCTGTTGCAACCAGAAGTCTGTTTTCATGATTGCTTTGCAAGGTTTAATTCCCTGCTTTACCACCTTTTCAGACATGctctctctttctttcctGCTTTGTGTATAATTTTATCTTAGTTAGCACTGCATCCAGCATGGTACTCAAGGTCTTTCCTCACTCAAGCTCATTTCCTTTCTCAtatattctattctattcCAGGAACCAATTTTCGTTCCTGATCCGGTCATTTCATTGGCTGTGGAACCTAAGAATAAGGTGAGTAGGAGCCCTTTCATAACACTTGTTGATTAGCACTGTTGCATGTTAAATGGTCCAAACAAAGTTTGCAAAGAGCAGAGCACAAAGTTGATGCTACTGTGACTTTGGAGGCATTGTACCAAAGTGGTTGACATACGAGAGCTGGAATTTTTCTGGTGTAAAATGTGGATGTCCAGGATGAGTAATTCCTCAAAGGGATTCTTTGGATTGCCTTATTGCTCTTTTCTCTCATTTGCATCTCATCTTTTCCTTTCAGAATGACCTTGCCCAGTTTTCCAAGGCAATCAATCGCTTCACACGGGAAGATCCAACTTTCAGAGTTAGATACGATGATGAAAGCAGGGAGGtgtgttgttattattttattattatttattgtcttttggaaattattgtttcaccATTTGTAAGGGGTACATTTAGGGCTTATCCCACCAGTTTGCCCTGAGAATCGCTGTAAAATGAGTCTCATTCATTCTTGTGTTTGGTGTCCTATCAGATATTTGATAGAATTCAATTCTCACCCCTTGCGAAACATGACGCTGATTGCTACTTCacaatattattgaccaacttttttttattgaatgaaaaattaatagttCAAATCTTACCCAACAGGTTGTAAcatgttaaaataaaaaaaaaacaagacagCCCATCAAAAAAGTCTCACCCTATCTTATGATAAAGCATTTCACCTTAGGTGGGTAAAAGGGCCAGTACCGGTAGTTCTATACTCTTCACTCATGACCCTGTGCTATGATTGGTCCTTCCTTTGAGCACTCTGGTTTCCATTCCTGCCACTGAACTGGGCCTAAATGATATACTATAGAAGTAAGATCTGTTTATCTTGCAGACTATTATTTCAGGGATGGGAGAGCTTCATCTTGACATCTATACAGAGGTACACTATGATATTTCAACCTAGAGTAACACAATGCTCAGCTGACAAAATGTAGTGAAAGTGTTAGTTTTctagacaaacaaaaacacaaaccaaacaaaaaatagttACCACACACCCACACTATCCTGCTTGGTTTGTAAAGTTGTATACTTTGTTCTGTTATTAACAATCTGGACATTCATCCTTCCATTTTCAGCGAATGCGTACAGAGTATAACTGTCCTGTGATTGCGGGAAAACCAAAGGTGGCTTTCAGAGAAACCATAGGAAAAGAGGCAAAGTATGTTGTGATCAATATGTTCATGATGCTCCCTATATCTCTGCACAAGAAAAGAGATACTGATCTTGACAAATATCATCTTTGCACGAGGAAACTCTCCTTGCTATGTAGTTCTCTAAGAAAGCATTGAAAGGTGATTAGGAGGATAAACCTCTATGTGTTGATGTTacacacaaaaagaaactttcttCAGGGTAAATGGTTTGTGCCACTGAAATTTGTGCTTTTTAATGCTGTTTTGCTTAGTTTTGACTATCTTCACAAGAAACAGACAGGCGGTGCAGGGCAGTTTGGTCGTGTTATCGGCAGAATAGAGGCAAGTATATAATGGGGACCAAATCTTACATGTGTCAACTGCTTCTATTCTTTGAAAGCCAGACTAATTACTAAGCCTTATCAGGGAGATAATCCACTCAAATGTCCACTATATGTAAGCTGCATATTCTCCATCTCTACTTTTTGCACTTCCTCTTTGGCAAATGTCTTTGTGgggttttctttgattttttcatCCCTGGTTCTTCTATCTTTCGTTTCCTCTTGGATGTTGCAGACACTTCATccctaaaataataaaacaaccATAACAGACAAATTTATGTcagcaataattatgataacagtagtaataataacaatagtttCGAAGTTCCTATTTCATAATGCTGGAACTTCCTTCTACAGTGGACATTTTGTGCACAAAGGAAAATTATCACAATGATTAACCATGAAGGCATACTATTTAAGGCCACTTTACTTGTCACTGTTgttgaacaaaaattattaaaaagcTTTTGTCCAACAAGTTTGACCtgctttcatttatttgcagCCCATGCCAGAAGACAAAGTTACAGAAATCGAGTTTGTGGATGCCACAGTTGGCATGAATATTCCAAAGAATTTCATTCCCTCAATAGAGAAGGTAGCGTTTTTCATCTTTCTGTAATAATCACTCCTAAGCCAATCTCTATAAAGCCTGACAATGAACCAATTAAAACTTAAGGAAGTGTCACTGGTTTCAAGAGTGGCAATATGTTAGGTGGCAGAAAATCGCTCAGAGAGAGCCacgatttgttttcattctgcCTCCGATTGGGTGAGCATGCTGTTGGAGATTTTAAGGAAATGACAATAACTTTGATTGCGTGAATGATCACTTATTCACTGAATATTGCTAAAGCTGCATCTGAATCAATAGGGTTTCCAAGAGATCTGTGAGCGTGGTCTCATTACAGGCCACAAGTTGGCAGGAATTCGTTTTATCCTTGAAGACGGTAAGTTCTctgaatattaattttagtaCAGCAAATTTAAGAGTGGTTGCTTGCCTCTGGTCCAACGCAAGTCCTGGTACCAAATCATTGAAATGATAATGGCATTGATTtgcattaaggacggtgcctactattgttattgcgcatacgttctgcgcatctccagatacttggatttcctatcgccaatgcttgctaatacaggaatatatttgcgcagtttaaaactatccggagaaagaagatcttaataagtactcttggtatccataaagaaaattggggttaaccatgcatttttgagaaataattaagcttcaatttgagaaagaacgccatacattgctttgtattttaaagctttttacagatattattcatgaattatctttgaaaattgcgtggttacccccaattttctttttggatttcaataggacttgttaagatctacatttcctgcataatcacccgccggggaaaaaatatctttaattagtaggcaccgtccttaaaacgCAAAACTCATTGACGTGGACGCAGACCAAGAATCACTTTGAAACCAAGGCAAACAGCATCTCTGAAATGAGTTATCTGAAAGAGATTTTAATACTTGAATGTAATCAGATGATAAAACATTTGTGTTTTGCCATGATCATCATCGTGTCCATGCTCTCCACATCCATGTGATTCATGTTCCTCATGAGTATGGGAGTCATGTTCTCCATGCTTCTTGTTTCCCATgctctctttttcttcttcttcttcttcacaTTCCTCCTCAGCAAAATCTTGAGGGTCATACTTCCAAATTCTCTTTCCTGTTGATATGGAAAACTAACGGATAAGATACAGTAcataaaacttaaaattcgTTTCTTCAGTGGTTTGGTTGCCTACACGTTTGGCTCACTGTTTCAGGAAGATATGAATACAGCAATAGTTCATATTTTCATCTTATCAAAAAAGTGATACCAAATTTAGGATTATGTCTGCACAAcatcttgtttttatttttattatttttttagaaatgAGCTAATTCAGAAACAATTCTCACTGAGAAATGTGTCGCTCAtgaaatttgatttaattatttttcagtcgCATGAGATGTatatgacaataataattatgtcattaattaataattataaattaattattataaatacataattataaataattatgtataaattatttatacaTATTACAcgttccttgattgaaaaagatcatctggatgattggagtcctgagaaggactgttatATACAAATATACACGTTCTTTTCATGTAAATAAGGAAGTTTGGCCAAGACATAGTTAGTCGACTAAGTTTAATCAAGAAAGATAGTTTTTACGACCCCTTTGACCTATGTAGCGAACGTCGCTCTTGTCTCCAAATAAAGACTTCAACATCTTGGAGTCCACGAAGTTTGCCCCATGTTTACACACTTCTACCATATGTCGGCCATCAGGCTTCAAAAGCGTTTGCATGAGGCTCGTGTAATCCTTGAGTCGTTCAGCCCCTATCTCGTTTATCACCGGGAGTGCGGATTGATCCCAGATAGCGTCAAATTGACTCAAAACCTCCACAGATAAATCAAATATATCGCATTGATACAACGTAATATTTTGGCCTTCGGCTTCATATATATTAGCCTTCGTCTTAGTCGTGATCTGTTCTGATCGCAGCTCGTATTCTAGCTCAGCATCGCGGAAAAACGCTCGGATGTAACGCGGATTTATCTCCGCACCAGTGATAGCATGACCTTGCTCTGCTAACCACAACATATCATGCGTCTTTCCACACATGGGCACGAATATGCGAAGATTGTCTCGCCCCGCGGTCAACTCTCTAATATTTTTCATAAGAATGGGATCAACTTTCTCTAGATACTCTGGGTCTTCGCATTTGTTCGTTGCTTTCTTGTTCTGTTGATTGCTTTCCCTCTTCTTGTCCGATTTCGGCGCCATGATGTTTCGTGTACCAGCAAAGCCTCAAGGAAAGCTAATGCGCCGAAACTTCAGcatcccccctcccccaccaGTGAGGTCATGGTTAAATACGTTTGTACCAATGAATCTATCTGAGTTCTCTCTTTTAGCCGTTTTCCCAtttgtttgcatttgtttATCCTTTCGCAGTAGGaatcaaactttttctttctgtagCTTTTCTCTTCTTGTACTATGCGAAGCTATTGTTCCTTCCTGTAGGAGCTGCGCATGGAGTTGATTCAAGCGAACTTGCCTTTAAGTTGGCTGCCATTGGAGCTATGAGAGAAGGTAAGGGGTTGGGTGGGTAGAACCAAAGGGGGAGGGGTAGTTTCCGAGGAATGTTTACTCTCTCgttttactttgcattttgCAGCTTTCCCTAAAGCTGCTCCTCTTATTCTGGAACCGGTCATGTCAGTTGAGGTCAACATTCCACAGGAGTTTCAAGTGAGTGAACTTACGCGTCATcgaaaatacatttttaaaacCCAAGTGGTAGCCAATTACCGGACAAAGTTGTTACTAAGAAAAACGGGACGCTTTATGGCTCCTTTCAAAGTGAACCACGCATCTAATTACTTTCGTATCTGCACTTAAAGTttagctgaaaaaaaatatgttgcCAAAATCAATATAATAACGAACTGTTAATGTATGACAGACAGTTCTTTGCAAACCGATGTCAGTTCTCGAAGTCCCTGGTGGTCGAGTACACCTTCTCGTACTGAGTCTGTCTAACGTGGCGCCAAAGGAACAGTTGCGCTGGAAATGACTCAGAGACACCCAGCCATTACCAGACGATATtagtaaaaaagtaaaaatctggttttgtcttgtttagggTGCTGTCATAAGTGGTCTAAACCGCAGACATGGTGTGATCACTGGCACAGATGCTGCTGAAGGATACGTCACAATCTATGCTGATGTGAGGCCAAGTTGAAATTTGTAATTCTCAAAAGAAGTAGGCTTTGTGGGCAGTGTGGTGTGCAATCGAACTCTCCTCGAGTTTAATTTGCTTGATCTGGACTCTTTCCTCTTGAGACCTAACTGTGCGCAGGCTGGCTAAAATGTTAgcaaaaacattctttttgaTCAGTGCGATCTGTACTTGGTATTTCCTTTACCTCCACTTTGTCGACTCTTACCGGctttgctaatttttttttacaccggttggtgatatttttgtttttttagagGTTTTCGTTTAACACGCCAGCAAACGTATCAACTTTATAAACTGTGTTCATAGGTTATTTAGTTATCCCTGTGTTATTAAGGAACTTGATTGAACTGTATTGAGGCCTTCGGATCCCCCCTTCAAACCCATATCCGTGTTTCCTGTTCCTCTTTCTCTAGAACGGTCACGTTGATAGTTGCGACGTATTTTCTGTGCATTTTTATAAGGCAATATGCTTATTAATAATCAAAAAATGTCCTTTAAATCTCTCTGGTATTTTTTTGGTCatctgttcaattccattttcttctctttcctATAAGGTTCCCCTGAATGACATGTTCGGATACTCGACGGAGTTACGATCTCAGACACAGGTAAATACACCTCTTGGTCCTAAACTGGCCGGAAACTTCTTCATAATcaacatttgttttattttctgtgGCTAGATTTTCTTGTTCATGGGGAAATGAAATCCTTCTTTCGAAAAACTGAATAGATAACTTACGCAGAAGGAAATAGCTTTATCAACCGCgatctctttgttttaaccCCGCCAGGGCAAAGGAGAATTCTCAATGGAATATAGCAAATACATGTCTGCATCGCAGCAAGTTCAAGCCGAACTTATGGAAAAGTTTGACTTGGAAAGACTCAGGAAAGCTAGGTCAAGATAGCATCGATTTTTACTTGCGCTTCCTCCGGATGGCGCGTAACGTAATGTCACTCTGTCACGCCAACTCCACGATTTATCCCTAGCGAAAACGTAGGAGTGCAACTAAATGTCGTGGGTCGTGTGTAGTGGGTGGAAGTCGtaggtaaaaaaaatcaacaaaataaaacaagataataaatataaaaataagttgtgaaattcacaaaacaaaaatctcaattttttttaaagtggtGGAGATTCGGGTTTAGAACCAAGTCCCACGTGACTGCTTAAACATTAAACATTAAGAAACTTGGAAAATGGAAATCTTATACATTTCTGCTCCGTCTTCACGATATTTCGGATCTGCCTCTTGCCTATTTTCATCTTCATTGCGTATAACTGTTGACTGTGGTACCCACGACCTCCACCCACTACCCACGACTCAACGCATTTACTGTGGTTAAGCAGTTCACGCGTCTTGACGGATAACGTTTGACATTTCGTCACGCTGTTTCGATGGTTTcatctttttattattgttttaaaaattaaattcgtTAGAAGAGCAATTGCAAGAACAttacgaaagaaaaaataccaGACATTTGCCGTTGTGAGACTGTAATATGGGATCTGTCGATGTTTGTGTGCGCATTCGGCTGGTCGAGCAAACGTTTGTGTCCCAGAACTGTTAATAAAAATATGTTGTGTCGAAAGGTCTTGAGAAGATAGCTGCCAACGAAAACAAAGCAAGTGATGAAGTCCGTATGTGGTGTCTTCAACACTTGCGCAAGTTTAAAATATTTCTGCTCTGTCGTGGGTCATAGGAAGTATCTGGGTGTATTGGAAACATCTTATTCAAGTTCCATCAGAAATTATTCAGAATTTAAAATGAACTCGTATCGACCTAGTTGTTGGCACGATATACAGATAATCGAAAAGCAATAATGCTTTAAAATTTATCCGGATTATAGGAGACGTGACCGAACAAGACAGAAAACTAACCTTGACCACAATTTCCTTGAGGAAATAAGAAGTGtcgtttttgaaaaatgaagaa
This sequence is a window from Acropora palmata chromosome 9, jaAcrPala1.3, whole genome shotgun sequence. Protein-coding genes within it:
- the LOC141892003 gene encoding elongation factor G, mitochondrial-like, whose amino-acid sequence is MGITSLLLQRCGVQLVKRNTQRLPVFIRRKLSSQSLNDVTAIRNIGVSAHIDSGKTTLTERLLFYTGRISHMHEVRGKDNVGATMDFMDLERERGITIQSAATYINWKNTEINIIDTPGHVDFTVEVERALRVLDGAILVLCAVGGVQSQTLTVNRQMKRYNVPCIAFINKLDRMGANPSRILSQIRAKLQHTAAFAQLPIGLESEVKGVIDLVRWRAYYFEGNQGSDVVEGVIPEDMVEECTNKRQELIETVANVDEVLGEMFLEEVQPTEEQLIAAIRRATIKRCFTPVFVGSALKNKGVQPLLDGVVDYLPNPKEVINFASDTENPDEKVELSSEKDPSLPFVGLAFKLEAGRFGQLTYLRVYQGSLKRGGFIVNTRTGKRVKVPRIVRMHSDTMEDVQEAYAGDICALFGVDCGSGDTFTLEGAKAVSMEPIFVPDPVISLAVEPKNKNDLAQFSKAINRFTREDPTFRVRYDDESRETIISGMGELHLDIYTERMRTEYNCPVIAGKPKVAFRETIGKEANFDYLHKKQTGGAGQFGRVIGRIEPMPEDKVTEIEFVDATVGMNIPKNFIPSIEKGFQEICERGLITGHKLAGIRFILEDGAAHGVDSSELAFKLAAIGAMREAFPKAAPLILEPVMSVEVNIPQEFQGAVISGLNRRHGVITGTDAAEGYVTIYADVPLNDMFGYSTELRSQTQGKGEFSMEYSKYMSASQQVQAELMEKFDLERLRKARSR
- the LOC141892022 gene encoding putative thiopurine S-methyltransferase, whose protein sequence is MAPKSDKKRESNQQNKKATNKCEDPEYLEKVDPILMKNIRELTAGRDNLRIFVPMCGKTHDMLWLAEQGHAITGAEINPRYIRAFFRDAELEYELRSEQITTKTKANIYEAEGQNITLYQCDIFDLSVEVLSQFDAIWDQSALPVINEIGAERLKDYTSLMQTLLKPDGRHMVEVCKHGANFVDSKMLKSLFGDKSDVRYIGKRIWKYDPQDFAEEECEEEEEEKESMGNKKHGEHDSHTHEEHESHGCGEHGHDDDHGKTQMFYHLITFKDEVSATSKRKRKIEEPGMKKSKKTPQRHLPKRKCKK